In Paraflavitalea devenefica, the following are encoded in one genomic region:
- the nuoI gene encoding NADH-quinone oxidoreductase subunit NuoI, with the protein MQALTSRAKPVERKPMTIVERLYLWNIFKGMMITLKHVFKKKATINYPEQTRPFSPVFRGLHVLNRDEEGRERCTACGLCAVACPAEAITMEAAERKAGEENLYREEKYAARYEINMLRCIFCGLCEEACPKDAIYLSETFAPANYQRKGFIYGKPDLLIPDPKENPEEYKQALGNRANKEQQAN; encoded by the coding sequence ATGCAAGCATTAACGAGCAGAGCGAAACCGGTGGAGCGTAAGCCCATGACCATTGTGGAGCGGCTATACCTTTGGAACATTTTCAAGGGTATGATGATTACGCTGAAGCACGTTTTTAAAAAGAAAGCGACCATCAATTATCCGGAGCAAACACGTCCCTTCAGCCCGGTATTCCGTGGTTTGCATGTGCTGAACCGCGATGAGGAAGGACGTGAGCGTTGTACGGCCTGCGGATTGTGTGCTGTAGCCTGCCCGGCAGAAGCCATCACCATGGAAGCGGCAGAGCGTAAAGCGGGTGAAGAGAACCTGTACCGCGAAGAGAAATATGCGGCCAGGTATGAGATCAATATGCTGCGTTGTATTTTTTGTGGTTTGTGTGAAGAGGCCTGTCCCAAAGATGCCATCTATCTGAGTGAAACCTTTGCACCGGCCAACTACCAGCGTAAAGGATTTATATATGGTAAACCGGATCTGCTGATACCAGATCCGAAAGAGAATCCCGAAGAATATAAACAAGCGCTGGGTAACCGGGCTAATAAGGAACAACAGGCGAACTAA
- a CDS encoding NADH-quinone oxidoreductase subunit N, which translates to MNAIVISAIWGVVMMFSGIFSKNNAVIRGTALTGLALLIVVNILDMNGTVLFKVNVHGMLYFDGFGLLFNTIAFGSTFLYTLLSGRDMEKVGHNLSDYFALIFFILCGISIASSFNTLLMLFLGIEIMSIPLYILTGTDKRNLKSNEAALKYFLMGSFSTGLMLMGIALIYGAKGSFSMEEIRLGASTLTPMLSAGLLLLLFSMSFKVSAAPFHFWTPDVYDGAPTVFTSFMATIVKAAAFIAFLRLFDDSFGELQPQWQLIVAIVTAATLVIGNITAVFQQSVKRMLAYSSIAQAGFMMFALVALNEMARQGLIFYAAAYSVATIGVFAVLIKMKDYTFEGFNGLAKRQPVLAATNAIFLLSLAGIPATAGFMAKFYMLAAAVNNGHVMWLVIVGVLCAAISVYYYFRVIQAMYFKDGDAQEMEVSPVFKGLLVVMAAIVVLLGIFPQWLLDKLYYFL; encoded by the coding sequence ATGAATGCAATTGTAATATCGGCTATCTGGGGTGTAGTGATGATGTTCAGCGGTATATTCAGCAAGAATAATGCTGTTATACGTGGTACGGCACTGACCGGGCTTGCTTTACTGATCGTAGTGAATATATTGGATATGAATGGTACGGTCCTGTTCAAGGTGAACGTACATGGCATGCTTTACTTTGATGGCTTTGGCCTGCTCTTCAATACCATTGCTTTCGGCAGCACCTTCCTGTATACCCTGCTGTCGGGCCGTGATATGGAAAAAGTAGGTCATAACCTGTCCGACTATTTTGCATTGATCTTCTTTATACTCTGTGGTATCAGCATAGCTTCTTCCTTCAATACCTTGCTGATGCTGTTCCTGGGCATTGAGATCATGTCTATTCCTTTGTACATCCTTACCGGTACTGATAAGCGGAACCTGAAAAGTAATGAGGCTGCCCTGAAGTACTTCCTGATGGGTTCTTTTTCTACCGGTTTGATGCTGATGGGTATTGCCCTGATATATGGCGCTAAAGGCAGTTTTAGTATGGAAGAGATCCGCCTGGGTGCCAGCACGCTTACGCCAATGCTCAGCGCCGGTTTATTACTCCTGCTGTTTTCCATGTCTTTCAAAGTATCTGCTGCTCCCTTCCATTTCTGGACGCCGGATGTATACGATGGCGCGCCCACCGTATTTACTTCCTTCATGGCCACTATTGTAAAGGCAGCGGCATTCATCGCTTTCCTGCGGTTGTTTGATGACAGCTTTGGTGAGTTGCAGCCGCAATGGCAATTAATCGTAGCGATTGTTACAGCAGCTACCCTCGTTATTGGTAATATCACCGCCGTATTCCAGCAAAGCGTAAAGCGCATGTTGGCTTACTCCAGTATAGCACAGGCAGGTTTCATGATGTTTGCCCTGGTAGCACTCAATGAAATGGCCCGGCAGGGATTGATCTTCTATGCGGCAGCTTACAGCGTGGCCACCATCGGGGTCTTTGCCGTACTGATCAAAATGAAAGATTATACGTTTGAAGGGTTCAATGGCCTTGCCAAACGTCAGCCCGTACTGGCAGCCACCAATGCCATCTTCTTACTGTCGCTGGCAGGCATTCCTGCTACAGCGGGCTTTATGGCAAAATTCTACATGCTGGCCGCAGCCGTGAACAATGGCCATGTGATGTGGCTGGTCATTGTAGGGGTATTGTGCGCTGCTATCAGTGTATATTATTATTTCCGCGTTATACAGGCTATGTACTTCAAGGATGGCGATGCCCAGGAAATGGAAGTAAGCCCGGTTTTCAAGGGTTTACTGGTTGTCATGGCCGCCATCGTAGTGCTGTTGGGCATCTTCCCCCAATGGCTGCTGGACAAGCTTTATTATTTCCTGTAA
- a CDS encoding NADH-quinone oxidoreductase subunit J family protein → MSISEILFYFLSVLALGSALMVVISRNPVHSVLWLIVTFFAISGHYIMMNAQFLGIVNLIVYAGAIMVLFLFVIMLMNLNAETEPKKNKWLRMAGIVAGGCLLLVMVAALKDAEVKRSVVQLKDGNIGLIKQLGETLFTDYVVPFEISSVLFLSAMVGTVVIGKKAD, encoded by the coding sequence ATGAGCATATCTGAAATATTATTCTACTTTTTAAGTGTACTGGCACTGGGCAGTGCCTTGATGGTTGTCATCAGTCGCAATCCCGTACACAGCGTACTGTGGCTCATCGTTACTTTCTTTGCTATTTCCGGACATTATATCATGATGAATGCCCAGTTCCTGGGTATTGTGAACCTGATCGTATATGCCGGCGCTATTATGGTATTGTTCCTGTTCGTGATCATGTTGATGAACCTGAATGCGGAAACAGAACCTAAAAAGAATAAGTGGCTGCGGATGGCAGGCATTGTGGCCGGCGGCTGTTTATTACTGGTAATGGTGGCCGCCCTGAAAGATGCCGAAGTAAAGCGCTCCGTTGTACAACTGAAGGATGGCAATATCGGGCTGATCAAACAACTGGGAGAAACCTTATTTACGGATTACGTGGTGCCTTTTGAGATCAGCAGTGTATTGTTCCTGAGCGCCATGGTAGGTACGGTAGTAATTGGTAAGAAGGCTGACTAA
- a CDS encoding complex I subunit 4 family protein, with translation MIPVLLIVVPLLSGLAAFFIKQEKGVKTWALLSTVITLAVSLLGLTLLNKAANLHTEVEWLPLLGSKFSVGLDGMGQILCLLTAVAFPMIFIATWNSSYKNARSFYAFMLLSQAGLMGVFLAFDALLFYFFWELALIPAYFLCSQWGGEKRIAVTFKFFIYTFVGSLLMLVGIIYLYLHTPDQSFAIESFYKAVLTSKEQGWLFWLFFIAFAIKMPVFPFHTWQPDTYEQSPTATTMVLSGVMVKMGLFGVMRWLAPVLPMATWLNGDTVGLLCVIGMIYASLIAMQQDDLKRLIAYSSIAHVGLMCMAIFVTSDQALQGVMIQMFNHGINIIGMWIVVELIERQLHTRKISELGGLAQKAPGLAIMLVVVALANVALPLTNAFIGEFLLFSGVFNSTVSKMSYVFAAAGGITIILSAVYTLNMIQRVFFGNTNTLTAGIQDIKFNERFVLGVLVIVILVIGVYPRPFLELTQGTVDTILSRMVIKHPS, from the coding sequence ATGATACCTGTTTTACTAATCGTTGTCCCGTTGCTGAGTGGTTTGGCGGCTTTCTTCATCAAACAGGAGAAAGGCGTGAAAACCTGGGCTTTGTTGTCTACGGTGATTACGCTGGCTGTTTCCCTGCTTGGACTGACGTTGTTGAATAAGGCTGCCAACCTGCATACCGAAGTAGAATGGTTACCCCTGCTGGGCAGTAAGTTTTCAGTAGGACTGGATGGCATGGGGCAGATCCTTTGCCTGCTCACCGCGGTGGCCTTCCCCATGATCTTTATAGCTACCTGGAATTCCAGCTATAAGAATGCGCGCAGCTTCTATGCCTTCATGCTGCTGTCGCAGGCAGGGCTGATGGGCGTATTCCTGGCTTTTGATGCCTTATTATTTTACTTCTTCTGGGAACTGGCGCTCATACCTGCTTACTTCCTTTGCTCACAGTGGGGCGGTGAAAAACGTATTGCAGTTACTTTCAAGTTCTTCATTTATACCTTCGTTGGGTCGCTGTTAATGCTGGTAGGTATCATTTACCTCTACCTGCATACACCCGACCAGTCTTTTGCGATAGAGTCATTCTATAAAGCCGTCCTTACTTCCAAAGAGCAGGGCTGGCTCTTCTGGTTATTCTTTATTGCCTTTGCCATCAAAATGCCGGTATTTCCATTTCATACCTGGCAGCCGGATACCTACGAGCAATCACCCACCGCTACCACTATGGTGCTGAGCGGGGTGATGGTGAAAATGGGCTTGTTTGGCGTAATGCGCTGGCTGGCGCCTGTATTGCCCATGGCCACCTGGCTCAATGGAGATACGGTAGGGCTGTTGTGTGTGATCGGAATGATCTATGCATCCCTGATCGCTATGCAGCAGGACGACCTCAAGCGCCTGATCGCTTACTCTTCCATTGCGCACGTAGGGTTAATGTGCATGGCTATTTTCGTAACATCCGATCAGGCATTGCAGGGCGTGATGATCCAAATGTTCAACCACGGTATCAACATCATCGGTATGTGGATCGTGGTGGAACTGATCGAGCGCCAGTTGCATACCCGTAAGATATCTGAGCTGGGCGGTTTGGCACAAAAGGCGCCGGGACTGGCTATCATGCTGGTGGTAGTGGCGCTGGCCAACGTAGCCCTGCCATTGACCAATGCCTTCATTGGTGAGTTCCTGCTCTTCAGCGGGGTATTCAATTCCACTGTTTCCAAAATGAGTTATGTGTTTGCTGCAGCGGGTGGTATCACCATCATCCTGTCGGCAGTATATACCCTGAATATGATACAGCGGGTCTTTTTTGGCAATACCAATACCCTCACTGCCGGTATACAGGATATTAAGTTCAATGAGCGGTTTGTACTGGGCGTGCTGGTGATCGTGATCCTGGTAATTGGTGTATATCCCAGGCCATTCCTGGAACTTACACAGGGTACTGTAGATACGATCTTATCAAGAATGGTTATTAAACATCCATCATAA
- the nuoL gene encoding NADH-quinone oxidoreductase subunit L — translation MKNVLQLVWLIPLLPLIGFLINGLLRRQLSKALTGIIGSGVILGSFVISLLIFLQVKQGNTAVVDLFDFISVGKLSIPFSFQVDQLSSLFLLIITGVGFLIHVYSAAYMHEEEGHHFARYFSYLNLFVFSMLLLVLGSNYVIMFIGWEGVGLCSYLLIGYWFKNTDYNNAAKKAFVMNRIGDLGFLLAIFWIINKFGTVAYGDLFEQVAASAKTLDGTAAIVGITLLLFVGATGKSAQIPLYTWLPDAMAGPTPVSALIHAATMVTAGIYMIARSNILYTLAPFTQGIVAIIGLATALFAATIALKQNDIKKVLAYSTVSQLGYMFLGLGVGAYTGAVFHVMTHAFFKALLFLGAGSVIHAMHHEQDIRKMGGLKKYLPITHLTFLLGCIAIAGIPPFSGFFSKDEILAAAYGANKIYWIIGVITAGMTAFYMFRLYATTFLGKFRGEEHLHGHHPHESPAAMTIPLIVLAILSVIGGWVGIPEVLMPNAHSLEHFLDPIFAESGKYVHEFRPAHHLDHTTEYGLMGASVGIAVIAIFYALARFSKRPELGEPAGFGKVLANKWYVDELYNAIIVKPLQWLAKLLNGFVEKDVLDWTVNGIGRIINYSSRQVRLLQSGQVGSYVLLMVLGILAFFVIQFFVKK, via the coding sequence ATGAAGAATGTTTTACAATTAGTCTGGTTAATTCCTTTGCTGCCATTGATTGGCTTTCTGATCAATGGCTTGTTGCGCAGGCAGCTTTCCAAAGCCCTTACGGGTATTATTGGCAGTGGTGTGATCCTGGGTTCCTTTGTAATAAGCCTGCTTATTTTCCTGCAGGTAAAGCAGGGCAATACGGCGGTGGTGGACCTGTTTGACTTTATCAGCGTAGGGAAATTATCCATTCCTTTCTCCTTCCAGGTAGACCAGCTTTCTTCCCTCTTCCTGTTGATCATTACCGGTGTAGGTTTCCTTATACATGTGTATTCCGCTGCCTACATGCACGAAGAAGAAGGACATCATTTTGCCCGGTATTTCTCCTACCTCAACCTGTTCGTGTTCTCCATGTTGCTGCTGGTACTCGGCTCCAACTATGTGATCATGTTCATCGGCTGGGAAGGCGTAGGATTGTGCTCTTACTTATTGATCGGTTATTGGTTTAAGAATACAGATTATAACAACGCTGCGAAAAAAGCCTTTGTGATGAACCGTATTGGTGACCTGGGCTTTTTGCTGGCCATCTTCTGGATCATCAATAAATTTGGTACGGTTGCCTATGGTGATCTATTTGAGCAGGTAGCTGCCAGCGCCAAAACACTCGATGGCACTGCGGCCATTGTAGGGATCACCCTGCTGCTGTTTGTAGGCGCTACCGGTAAAAGTGCGCAGATACCTTTATATACCTGGTTGCCCGATGCGATGGCAGGTCCCACACCCGTGTCGGCGCTCATCCACGCGGCTACGATGGTGACCGCGGGTATTTATATGATCGCCCGGAGCAATATCCTGTATACACTGGCTCCTTTTACACAGGGTATTGTGGCCATCATTGGTTTGGCAACGGCGCTGTTTGCTGCTACTATTGCCCTCAAACAAAACGATATCAAGAAAGTACTGGCCTACTCTACGGTGAGCCAGTTGGGTTATATGTTCCTTGGCCTGGGTGTTGGTGCTTATACCGGCGCTGTATTCCATGTAATGACCCACGCTTTCTTCAAGGCCCTCTTATTCCTGGGCGCCGGTTCGGTGATCCATGCCATGCACCATGAGCAGGACATCCGCAAGATGGGCGGCCTGAAAAAATACCTGCCCATTACGCACCTTACTTTCCTGCTGGGCTGTATCGCTATCGCGGGTATTCCTCCTTTCTCCGGTTTCTTCTCCAAAGATGAAATACTGGCTGCCGCTTATGGCGCCAATAAAATATACTGGATCATTGGTGTGATCACAGCGGGTATGACAGCATTCTATATGTTCCGCCTGTACGCTACCACTTTCCTGGGCAAGTTCCGTGGTGAAGAACATCTCCATGGGCATCATCCCCATGAGAGCCCGGCAGCGATGACCATTCCGCTCATCGTGCTGGCTATCTTAAGTGTGATAGGCGGATGGGTGGGTATACCGGAAGTGTTAATGCCTAATGCGCATTCTCTCGAACATTTCCTCGATCCCATCTTTGCCGAATCAGGCAAATATGTACACGAGTTTAGACCTGCACATCACCTGGACCATACCACTGAATATGGATTGATGGGTGCTTCTGTAGGTATTGCGGTGATCGCTATTTTCTATGCGCTCGCACGCTTCAGCAAGCGGCCCGAATTGGGAGAGCCTGCAGGTTTTGGAAAAGTGCTGGCCAACAAATGGTATGTGGACGAGCTGTACAATGCCATCATCGTAAAGCCGCTGCAATGGCTGGCTAAATTACTCAATGGCTTTGTGGAGAAGGATGTGCTGGATTGGACCGTGAATGGTATAGGTCGTATTATCAATTATAGCAGCCGGCAGGTGCGGCTGTTACAAAGTGGCCAGGTGGGCAGCTATGTATTGCTGATGGTATTGGGTATACTGGCATTCTTTGTTATCCAGTTTTTTGTGAAGAAGTAA
- the nuoK gene encoding NADH-quinone oxidoreductase subunit NuoK translates to MNIEYYIVLSIALFCIGIAGVLTRRNAIIIFMCIELMLNAVNLLLVAFSKMHHLKGVATNPNAGIDGQLFVFFIMVVAAAEVSVGLAIIVMMYRNVHSVDVNFLNRLKH, encoded by the coding sequence ATGAATATTGAATATTATATCGTTTTGTCCATTGCGCTGTTCTGCATCGGTATTGCCGGTGTACTTACACGCCGTAATGCCATCATCATTTTTATGTGCATAGAGCTTATGCTCAATGCCGTGAACCTGTTGCTGGTAGCATTTTCCAAAATGCACCACCTGAAAGGAGTGGCAACCAATCCCAATGCCGGGATTGATGGGCAACTGTTTGTATTTTTTATCATGGTGGTTGCAGCGGCTGAAGTAAGCGTGGGACTGGCCATCATTGTGATGATGTACCGGAATGTGCATTCAGTAGACGTTAATTTCCTTAACCGGTTGAAACACTGA
- a CDS encoding 2Fe-2S iron-sulfur cluster-binding protein, with protein MAEEKKLFKVTIDNITIEVEPGTSILNAARMIGGDVAPPAMCYYSKLKGSGGKCRTCLVEVAAGSTADPRPMPKLVASCRTNVMDGMVVKNITSERVIDARNGVVEFLLLNHPLDCPICDQAGECHLQDLSYDHGKEGTRYEFNRRTFNKHDLGPYIQLHMTRCILCYRCVFTADQLTNKRVHGVLDRGDHAEIATYIEKSLDNDFIGNVIDVCPVGALTDKTFRFKNRVWFLKPVDAHRDCPKCSGKVTLWNRGDEVYRVTARKDQWGEVEDWICNECRFEKKQTSDWVIEGPTKVSRQSVISQGHYVGLKRPKETITEVLEGRKPRLLMDIHDVSQVNKPNVELSKIPGPAHSDDFKK; from the coding sequence ATGGCCGAAGAAAAGAAACTATTTAAGGTTACTATTGATAACATCACCATCGAGGTGGAGCCGGGAACTTCTATCCTGAATGCGGCGCGTATGATTGGAGGTGATGTAGCCCCGCCGGCTATGTGCTACTACAGCAAGCTCAAAGGAAGTGGTGGTAAATGCCGTACCTGCCTGGTGGAAGTAGCCGCCGGTTCTACTGCCGATCCACGTCCGATGCCCAAGCTGGTAGCCAGTTGCCGTACCAATGTGATGGATGGAATGGTAGTGAAGAATATTACCAGTGAGCGCGTGATAGATGCCCGCAATGGCGTAGTGGAATTCCTGCTGCTCAATCACCCCCTGGATTGCCCTATCTGCGACCAGGCCGGTGAATGCCACCTGCAGGACCTGAGCTATGACCACGGTAAAGAAGGCACCCGTTATGAATTTAACAGGCGTACCTTCAATAAGCACGACCTGGGTCCTTATATCCAGTTGCACATGACACGTTGCATCCTGTGCTACCGTTGCGTATTCACCGCCGATCAACTCACCAACAAACGGGTACACGGCGTACTGGACAGGGGTGATCATGCCGAGATCGCTACTTATATAGAGAAGTCGCTCGACAATGATTTTATAGGAAACGTCATTGATGTGTGCCCCGTAGGCGCACTGACCGATAAAACCTTCCGTTTCAAGAACCGCGTCTGGTTCCTGAAGCCGGTAGATGCTCATCGTGACTGTCCCAAATGTTCCGGTAAGGTAACCTTATGGAACCGTGGCGATGAAGTATACCGCGTTACTGCCCGCAAAGATCAGTGGGGTGAGGTGGAAGACTGGATCTGTAACGAATGCCGCTTTGAGAAAAAGCAAACCAGTGACTGGGTGATTGAAGGGCCTACCAAAGTAAGCCGTCAGTCAGTCATATCACAAGGCCACTATGTAGGACTGAAGAGGCCCAAAGAAACCATCACAGAAGTACTGGAGGGCCGCAAGCCAAGGTTACTGATGGATATACATGATGTGAGCCAGGTGAATAAGCCGAACGTTGAGCTGTCAAAGATCCCCGGGCCTGCCCATTCGGATGACTTTAAGAAATAG
- the nuoH gene encoding NADH-quinone oxidoreductase subunit NuoH, with the protein MNKVDFYNMYSTLLAFDWLFLIEKLVLIIGIVSVSLGIAMYETWAERKVAAVMQDRRGPNRAGPLGLLQPLADGLKLFMKEEIIPNTSNRMLFILGPCLAMLAAMMTSAVIPWGGKIDFFGREVSLQIADINIGILYIFAVVSMGIYGIMIGGWASNNKFSLMAALRGASQVISYELPMGLSLIALLMLTGSLKMSDIVGGQIDGVWNVVYQPLGFLIFLICAFAECNRTPFDLPEAENELNFGYHQEYSSMKLGFYLFAEYINMFISSAVMATLFFGGYDIPFVNDAQLTEKIGLNWMALLQGGALFAKVVAFILLFMWVRWTIPRFRYDQLMHLGWKRLVPLALINMIVTAAVVLWLKK; encoded by the coding sequence ATGAACAAAGTTGACTTTTATAATATGTATTCTACCTTATTAGCATTTGACTGGTTATTCTTGATCGAGAAGCTGGTATTGATCATAGGCATCGTTTCCGTTTCATTGGGAATAGCTATGTATGAAACCTGGGCCGAACGTAAGGTAGCGGCTGTCATGCAGGACCGTCGCGGTCCCAACAGGGCCGGCCCCCTCGGGTTGTTGCAACCCCTGGCAGATGGTCTGAAACTGTTTATGAAAGAAGAGATCATCCCCAATACTTCCAACCGTATGCTGTTCATCCTGGGACCTTGCCTGGCGATGCTGGCAGCCATGATGACGTCGGCGGTCATTCCCTGGGGTGGTAAAATAGATTTCTTTGGCAGGGAAGTAAGCCTGCAGATTGCAGATATAAATATTGGTATCCTGTACATATTCGCTGTAGTGAGCATGGGTATCTATGGCATCATGATCGGTGGATGGGCATCCAACAATAAGTTCTCCCTGATGGCTGCCCTGCGTGGCGCTTCCCAGGTGATCTCTTATGAGCTGCCGATGGGATTGTCGCTGATCGCGTTGCTGATGCTCACCGGTTCTTTGAAGATGAGTGATATCGTAGGCGGACAAATAGACGGTGTATGGAATGTGGTATACCAGCCTTTGGGTTTCCTGATCTTCCTGATCTGTGCTTTTGCAGAATGTAACCGTACCCCCTTCGACCTGCCGGAAGCGGAGAATGAGCTGAACTTTGGTTACCACCAGGAGTATTCTTCCATGAAACTGGGCTTTTATCTTTTTGCAGAATACATCAACATGTTCATCAGCAGTGCGGTAATGGCAACCCTGTTCTTCGGGGGATATGATATTCCGTTTGTGAATGATGCACAGTTGACGGAAAAGATTGGTTTGAACTGGATGGCCCTGTTGCAGGGAGGCGCCCTGTTTGCGAAAGTAGTGGCTTTCATCCTGCTGTTCATGTGGGTGCGCTGGACCATTCCAAGGTTCCGTTATGACCAGTTGATGCACCTGGGCTGGAAGCGCCTGGTGCCGCTGGCCTTGATCAATATGATTGTTACAGCCGCCGTAGTATTGTGGCTGAAAAAATAA
- the nuoF gene encoding NADH-quinone oxidoreductase subunit NuoF: MGRKLLLEKAHIDGIRSYDVYRREGGYASVEKVFKNMSPDQVTEEVKKSGLRGRGGAGFPTGMKWSFLAKPEGVPRYLVCNADESEPGTFKDRYLMEFIPHLLIEGLIVSSYALGSNRTYIYIRGEYAWIVDILEQAIAEANANGWLGKNILGTGFDCQIYVQRGAGAYICGEETALIESLEGKRGNPRIKPPFPAVKGVWDCPTVVNNVETLAAVVPIINLGGEEYAKIGIGKSTGTKLISACGNIKKPGVYEIDMTISVEEFIYSDEYCGGIPNGKRLKACIPGGSSVPILPTNLLFKTAKGDTRIMNYESLADGGFATGTMMGSGGFIVMDEDQCVVRHTLTLARFYRHESCGQCSPCREGTGWMEKILKNIEYGKGKMSDIDLLWDIQRKIEGNTICPLGDAAAWPVAAAIRHFRDEFEWHVLNPVESQQRNFGLAHYADPRPVPVA, translated from the coding sequence ATGGGCAGAAAATTATTATTAGAAAAGGCGCATATCGACGGTATCCGTTCTTACGACGTGTACCGCCGGGAGGGTGGCTATGCCAGTGTAGAAAAGGTGTTTAAGAACATGAGCCCCGACCAGGTAACGGAAGAGGTGAAGAAGAGCGGCCTGCGTGGCCGTGGCGGTGCGGGTTTCCCTACCGGTATGAAATGGAGCTTTCTGGCCAAGCCCGAAGGTGTGCCCCGTTACCTGGTGTGCAATGCCGATGAATCGGAGCCGGGTACTTTCAAAGACAGGTACCTGATGGAATTCATTCCCCACCTGCTCATTGAAGGGTTGATCGTATCCTCCTATGCTCTTGGCTCCAACAGAACCTACATTTATATCCGGGGCGAATATGCCTGGATTGTTGATATACTGGAACAAGCTATTGCCGAAGCCAATGCCAATGGCTGGCTGGGTAAAAACATTTTAGGTACGGGCTTCGACTGCCAGATCTATGTGCAGCGGGGCGCTGGTGCTTATATCTGTGGTGAAGAAACAGCCCTCATAGAATCGCTGGAAGGAAAACGCGGTAATCCCCGTATCAAGCCTCCTTTCCCTGCGGTGAAAGGGGTGTGGGATTGTCCTACCGTGGTGAACAACGTAGAGACCCTGGCGGCTGTAGTACCCATCATCAACCTGGGTGGGGAAGAGTATGCAAAGATCGGTATCGGTAAATCAACCGGCACCAAGCTGATCTCTGCCTGCGGTAATATCAAAAAGCCAGGTGTGTATGAAATTGATATGACCATCTCTGTAGAGGAATTCATTTACAGCGATGAGTACTGCGGTGGCATCCCCAATGGAAAAAGACTGAAAGCCTGTATACCGGGTGGTTCCTCAGTACCCATCCTGCCCACTAACCTGTTATTTAAAACAGCGAAAGGCGATACCAGGATCATGAACTATGAAAGCCTGGCCGACGGTGGTTTTGCTACCGGCACTATGATGGGTAGTGGTGGTTTCATTGTAATGGATGAAGACCAGTGTGTGGTACGTCATACCTTAACGCTGGCCCGTTTCTACCGTCATGAAAGCTGTGGGCAATGCTCACCCTGCCGCGAAGGAACAGGCTGGATGGAGAAGATCTTAAAGAATATTGAATACGGAAAGGGTAAGATGAGTGATATAGACCTGTTGTGGGATATTCAGCGCAAGATCGAAGGCAATACCATTTGCCCGCTGGGTGATGCGGCTGCATGGCCTGTGGCAGCAGCCATCCGCCATTTCCGGGATGAATTTGAATGGCATGTGCTGAACCCGGTAGAAAGCCAGCAAAGGAATTTTGGACTGGCGCATTATGCCGATCCGAGACCGGTGCCGGTGGCGTAG